The Pochonia chlamydosporia 170 chromosome 3, whole genome shotgun sequence genome contains the following window.
TCGAGAAGAGGGGCCTTGATTTATAAGTGTCTAAATGTGACGCCACGCCAGTTTCTGACTTCGTGGTCAAGTTCAATATGTCAGATCGACTTTTTGTGATCAAGGGTCCATGCATGTCTAAAATGCCGTTGCATTTTCATCATGTTGTGAGCAGTCGCAGTGTTGACGATGCTCAGCTGCCAGGAAATGCGCCTCCGAATCCATCCTGTTGAAGTCTTGGTGACCGGGAGATACCGCGCTGTACGCCATCTTCAGTGACATGGTCCTCGTCAAGCTGGTTCATGGCAGTCTCTCGACTGTACCTGGAACAGACTCTGTGCTGGTCTGCTCCACTGGTAGCCGCAGAGCCCAGAAAAAGGTGGGAtgggatttttttttttggggcGAGTGCCTGGCGATGACGTGCTCACCCACGCAACTTGTCCTTTGCATGTGCTGAAAGCCTGCCAAGCATGTCATAATTGTTGGGCAGAAGTGTGCCATTCGGGAGTTGTTAGCCAAGAACGAGCAGCTGTGCTTCAGAAGACCGACTCTCGTAAAGCCCATAGTGTAACGTTTGTCTATGGGTtttgaaaacaaaaaatcAACAATTGTTTTGCCATCTGGGGTTTCATGATTGTTCGCAAGGAAGGAGTAGCCTCGCACCTGCAATCCAGTCTTGCCAGTGTCCGGCTTCTGAATCAGGTAAAGCTTGGTCACACCTTACTTCTGGGGTCTTCATCCACGGTCGACCGACCGACTCCCGTCATGCATCCGGCCGACACAAACGACGCCTTTTGCCCGTGGGCAGCCATAAATGACTCTGTAAATTGTTACAAATATCCATTGCTACGTTgagtcttgtctggctcCTTTGGCTGGTCAGCTTTCCTATCAGGTGGAGGGCACACACTCGCTCTTAAACTGGGCGCGATGTGCCGATGGCCGGGCCGTCGGCCACAcggtccatgtctgcatgCTCCCCTCGGAGATCCAAATATCACAAAACTGACAGCTCTTGCCGCGGAACGACCGAACGTAGCTGGGTTAATATAatatacatacatatgttttcttctttgttcGAGAGCCCGTCGGGAGTGTCAAGATGGGTTCCCTAGACGGCATGATGGTACGGCAACAGGCTGTCCTTTCGGTCCATCGGCACCACAAATGTTGCATTTATGGTGGACACATGGACATTTCAACAACCTCTCCATGGACGGGATGCCGCTGAAATTCAGGCAGAGAACCATGTACCCCTTCGAACAGCCGTGTTCATCGCATCTTTCGCCTTGGCACGCCACCGCCATGTACCATATACCTGGGGACCTTCGCATTCAGACGATGTCGTGTTGTCCGTGGGACGAAATAGCTCAATCATAGTTGTGACCCTTCTCCCAGCACAACCGGCTCGCTTCCTGACAGCAGTCAACAGTGTGTCCTTATATCACGGCTAAGGCTCGCCCACGGGTGGAATATCGGAGGTagcaacttgactttgcgTCCTTCTTTGGGAACTAGACCTCCCGCTTCCCTTCGCTCTGCAGCTCAATCGACTCCCAACTTTATATGACATATGCCGCAGACTGGAGCCATTGATATGTTAGCTAGCTCCATCTTGTTCAAACTGAGACACATACAGTCGGTAATCACACATTCGAACATATGCCGTGTATGCCGTGATTTGATAGTGCTACCCTGAATCCGTTCCGAGATGTCTACCGAATAAGTTTGTCGATAAGAaagatgatgaaatgagCTGGCACTGTAGACTCCATTTGAATTGTCTTCATGTAGTTCGGATCCAGTCGTGCACTGTGTCTTATTACGACTGCATAAAACGCATCAGATACCGAATCCAAACAGCCCAATAGCCCAACCTGTCTTCGTGGGTATGTAGGAGGTTGGACTCTTTGACGCAACATCTGCTGGCATTCTAGAGCCAAAAATTTGAACGGACCAAAACAACCCAACATCGCATAGTATGCAGGATATACAGCAAGATGTCAGCGAATATGTACGTAGCTGTAGGCAAACAGGGTTAGCTACAGACTGTAGCTGAGCATCATTGTGGGAATGGCGATCCTTGCAGTGCAGGATTGGGCCGCATACAACGCAATTTATAACTATTTGATATAGTAACTTAGTGTATACACCGCTGCGGTGGCACATTTTGACCAAGACTGAACATCGACTGTTTGTTGTGCTCTTGCCATGAACGCTCAAGTGTCGATTGGGCGCTAGGCTGATCACCGAGGGATCCgtcctggtggcttggcggATTCCTTCATTGGATTCAATATTATTTCGAGAAGTGTTCTTGAAGAGTGCCACAGCAAGGTAGGTTCCTTGTGTTGGCAAGGCCCGGCTGGTTGGAGTGCTGTCGGGGTGACATGCCAATGGAAGCTGGTGCTCAAAgacaacaccagacccaTAAAAGGCTGGCTCAGCTCGCTAAGTTCCGGCAATCTTGGTGCCCGAGATAAACTGGCTGGGATGTCGACATGGGCTGAACACAGGCAAGCGATTCCACCAATGTCAGGACATCAGGTAGCACGTTTCCACCATTTTGCATTAGTGTAgcatgtctggtacttgggACCAAAGCGCAACCCGAGGACACCCCGTTTTGAGTCTTGATTCTTCATGAGGCAAAACGGAACAAAAGCTTGCGCTACCGCCCGGATGGAGTCAGTCAAAGCAAGAGCAGTCAAAGGTTGAGAGTCCGGTGTGAAAGATAGGGCAGTGGCTCTCATGCGGCTAACTTGGGGAAAGCGACCCATAAACCCCAAGGCAAGATTGCCTGGCTTGGCAGCAAGTTGAAATTGAAACCAACAAGAGTGTTTTGACTCGGCAGTGGAGACTGTGGTATCATTGAAGCGCTCCGGTTCAAGGTGGTGAGGCGCTCGTTGATTGTAATCTGTGGGCCAAATGCATGCTCGGTGGCGGAACAAAGGCGACCCGTTTGCTGGGTGGGAGAGCAACAGCATTGCTTGCAGCATTCTTTGAGGGGAGTGATATCCGGTATGGGAGGATGGCCAGTTGGTCGGTCGAGTTGATGGCGTGCTTGTGCAGTGCGCGTGTTGTATCTGGTGTGCCAAGGTGCCAGGCATGTGTGATCAAAGGTGGTCGGTCTGGATAATAAGTTGGCTGTTAGCAGAACACCAGTGACCATTCAGTCCAGGccggccaacattgaaggccaTTAGCGCCGttgcttgcctttgccttccaacattgaatgtgtAACGGCAAACCCGGTACACTTGACTCGATCAGACTACCTACAGTGgtgggggggggggggggggggggggggtcagaagtatttcaacagggaaaggtatcgcatatctcgttgtgtgctgaggcatattgacatattgagctgtgttagtgtatacttggatatgttcaaatacattggaccacagactgtagtACAGAGTAGACCAGACACATCTCTGGATTACGTCGTGGTGCAACATGATGGTTGTCAGGGATCCTTGGCGCTGTTTGCTGGCACTGGGTTGGGGAGCAAAGAGGCCGGGATCAGGATGCTCAGAAATACGAGCTctggccaagattgccatCCAATGTTTGATCTCTCACGGCCACATCCTTGGTCCCAGCTCCATTGTCCCGACTCATGACAAACAACCCAAACCCTCGActgttgcttttgctctTAGAGCTCGCAAATTCTCTTGGTATCACAGGCTGATGGGCCATTTGAGGCCGACGAGGCGACGTGGCGAGCAATTGAGAGCTGCATTATCCTGTTGGATTCGGCAATGCCATtcgaaacattgaaagcttcCAAGACACCAAATTGAACTTGCAACACCAAAAAGTGGCGCCTGCCTCTCGAGGCTTGAGACACGACCCTTCGACAACTTTCGGCACCCGAGACATTTGGCTTCAATTTTgtgccatcttcacctttgtccttggcccatgtcttgtcttgtccgCCGGCGGTTTTCTCGAGCCTAATCGTGAATTCGTCACGCACATTCCGCTGAAACCACATCGAGGGAGCTTCCAGTCACTTCCACTGCAACAGATCGGGATGATCATTGGGTCCTAGCAGATCCGTTTCCCGGCCGTCCTAAATCGAGCCACCCTTTCTCAATCTCTTCATTTATCATTTATGACACGATGCGGCGAATTCGACCCCCGATCGCGGCTCTGCTGCTCctggccatcttcttctcatgCTACTTCACCACTACCCAAGCGAAGGAAACCGTCTACATCAAGGGACTAGGACTCGACGGCGTGAACCGTGAGCTTGATGTCAGTCGATATCCGGCCTTGTATACCGGCGACTTTGACGATTGTCTGGGCGGGAAAAGCTTGTTCAATGTCACCAAATTTGATGCTGCGTACTACGCAGACAATCTCACGGTTCTGTTTCATTTAGACGGGACCACCAACATCCATAAAGAAGACCTGATTCGTATGGCCAACCAACCCTGTGTTCCTATTAAGCCCTAGAACTTTGCTATTTTCCCAATGCTAACATGCCCTTTCATGGTGTAGTTCACATTTCGGTCGAAGCCTACGGGGAGAATAGATTTAATATGACGTACGACCCTTGCAAGGCCAACATCCATAGCATGTGCCCACTAAACAATTCTGTGCCCATCACGGCATTTGCAGCTATCCCGCTTGCTCCCCACGACGTATCTGGCATTCCGTCAATCGCTTTGGGAATTCCAGATCTTGAGGGCCTGGCCCGACTGCAGATATTCGCCAACTCGACACAAACACAAATTGGATGCTTCCAAGCCGTCATGACTAACGGCAACACCTTCTCCCAGCCGGAAGCCGTGTCGTCCTTTCTCGGGGTCATGGTTTTTATTGCCGTCCTGGCATCCTTTGCTACTACCATCTATGGCTTGAGCATTCCTCATATGCGTGTCCATTATGCGCATTCGTTCTCCGTCCTTGTCATCTTCGAGACGTTTCAGTCCATATTCTTTTCTGGTGCCCTTTCTGTCAACTGGCCCAGCGTTCTTCCCGCATGGTGGAGTAATTTTGCATGGACGGCGGGGATGTTTGCGGATGACCAAATTGTTCGCTCCGTGAGTTCGTTTACAGGCAACAGTCTCAACATTAGCCAGGTGGGTGGTGCTGGCTCAGTCCAAATCAATAATGGCGGTGGGCTGTCGCAGCAGATCTATGGCCGGTCCATTTTCGATGGCTCTCCATTGCACCGCGATGGCGATAGCTCATTAAACTCCTTTACCCGACGAGCGGCATACAATGCCAGCGATCCCTACGACTACACCTGGGCTGGCCACCCGAGGACGCCTGGCATGCCAATGCCCGGGACCTGGCCCGGATTTGGTGGAACCTTGTCTGTGGTCAATGTGCCACCAGCCGAGGCCTTCACCATTTGTATAATCTGGTTGCTGGTTGTTTTGGCAGCCGTAGCGTTTTTCGTGGTAACAGCCAAGCTAATATTGGACGCCTTGGTTAAGCTGAAGTGGCTAAAATCCGACGGCTTCGACTACTTCCGTTCACATGTCTGGGGATATACTGCTTCGGCACTCTTTCGGACACTCTTTAtcgccttcttcaccgtAATGACCCTGGCAATGTATCAGTTTTCCTTGCGAAGTACAGCAGGCCCGACGGCGGTTGCGGTAATCATCTTCTTAATCTTCTTCGTAGGCGTCGGGGGCATTGCAACCTATGCCTGTTATTTCCGACTTCGCCACGGCAAGTACGAGACTGGGCCAGACAGTCTACGTTTCGAGCGAGGCAACGTTTTTGGAAAAATCCCCTTTATCGCTACGACGAGGCAGAGCAACATAGGTGAAGAGGAATCCAGTCAGACGCCGTATCTCTTCGGCACCATTCCTttcatcaaggtcaagtacGTTGACGATGACCCTGACAGAGATACTGTTCACATGGA
Protein-coding sequences here:
- a CDS encoding TRP-like ion channel (similar to Cordyceps militaris CM01 XP_006671637.1), with amino-acid sequence MRRIRPPIAALLLLAIFFSCYFTTTQAKETVYIKGLGLDGVNRELDVSRYPALYTGDFDDCLGGKSLFNVTKFDAAYYADNLTVLFHLDGTTNIHKEDLILHISVEAYGENRFNMTYDPCKANIHSMCPLNNSVPITAFAAIPLAPHDVSGIPSIALGIPDLEGLARLQIFANSTQTQIGCFQAVMTNGNTFSQPEAVSSFLGVMVFIAVLASFATTIYGLSIPHMRVHYAHSFSVLVIFETFQSIFFSGALSVNWPSVLPAWWSNFAWTAGMFADDQIVRSVSSFTGNSLNISQVGGAGSVQINNGGGLSQQIYGRSIFDGSPLHRDGDSSLNSFTRRAAYNASDPYDYTWAGHPRTPGMPMPGTWPGFGGTLSVVNVPPAEAFTICIIWLLVVLAAVAFFVVTAKLILDALVKLKWLKSDGFDYFRSHVWGYTASALFRTLFIAFFTVMTLAMYQFSLRSTAGPTAVAVIIFLIFFVGVGGIATYACYFRLRHGKYETGPDSLRFERGNVFGKIPFIATTRQSNIGEEESSQTPYLFGTIPFIKVKYVDDDPDRDTVHMDEGFVKRFGWLSARYRRSRWWFFAVYLGYQFIRACFIGGAARSPLAQVYGLFIFELIALFIIIKLNPFESNRNTAVAIWMLSISKIVTTGISIAFLPAFAINRIVATVLGIIIVVVQGFVAVAVLVLIILGVFSSWMSLSRNREHFPQTLDQMRINFFEHARACADDFPPRTRQSKKKEKEKARTEPQEAMFEVREVRRAPKIEDESVDKFPDLEPPHISVTGAGASSSSGGRRSRANSASSRLSVSSLPRTTRVHRASWSSKDIPLWDSEMNRGDQQRVGHSRSSSLRLSGFVVDAPGTITPVRRPMTPQQEIVEEPSTQQLDPSSTENTEVSPISESGTAETSNKELDASTPEAETELTEQKDKPKVEEARANEAA